The window AGGGGTTCGTTCCCGCCGACTGGCTCGACGACCAGGGCGGGCCCGCCAGCCGGCTCGGCGACCACCCCGACCGGGTGCTGGTGCCCGGGGTGGAGATCGGCTCCGGCTCGCTGGGCCACGGGCTCGGGCTCGGCGTGGGCACCGCGCTCGGGCTGCGCGCCCAGGGCCTGCTGACGCCCCGGGTGCACGTGCTGCTCGGCGACGCGGAGTTGGACGAGGGCTCCAACCACGAGGCGATCGCGTACGCGGGGGCGACCGGGCTGGGCAGCCTGACCGCGATCGTGGTCGACAACGGCTCGGCCACGCACGGCTGGGCGGGCGGCGCCGCGGCCCGGTTCACCGTCAACGGCTGGACCGCCACCACGGTCGACGGGCACGACCACGACGCCCTGCACACGGCCCTGACCGGGCACGACAACCACCGGCCGCACGTCGTCGTCGCGGTCGTCGACCAGGGGGAGTGACCGTGCGGGACCGTTTCATCGAGACCACCACCGCGCTGCTGGCGGAGGATCCGCGTACGGCCCTGGTGCTGGCCGACATCTCCGCCGACGCGTTCGAGCCGGCCGCGTACCGGCACCCGGACCGGGTGCTGAACGTCGGCATCCGGGAACAACTGCTGGTGGGTGTGGCCGGCGGGCTCGCCCTGACCGGGCTCCGGCCGATCGCGCACAGCTACGCCCCGTTCCTCGTCGAGCGGGCGTACGAGCAGCTCAAGCTCGACCTGGACCATCAGGGCGTGGGCGCGGTGCTGGTCAGCATCGGCGCGTCGTACGACCGGGCGGCCGCCGGCCGGACCCACCTGTCGCCGGCCGACGTCTCGCTGATCGACACCCTGCACGGCTGGACCGTGCACGTTCCCGGTCACCCCGACGAGGTGCCGGCGCTGCTGCGGGACGCGGTGGCCGCCGACGGCTCGGCGTACCTGCGGCTGTCGACGCTGCACAACGCCCGGCCGTACGGCGGCGGCGGCGCGCTGCGGGTCGTCCGGGATGCGGGGCCGGGCGCACCGCTGCTGGTCGCGGTGGGGCCGGTGCTGGACGCGGCGGTGGCTGCGGTGGCCGACCTGGGCGTGACGGTGGCCTACACCCACCGGCCGCGGCCGTTCGACACGGCGGGGCTGCGGGCGCTGGCCGGCGACGCGGTGATCCTGGTGGAGCCCTACCTGGTCGGTACGTCGGCCCGGGTGGTGTCGGCGGCCCTGGCCGACCGGCCGCACCGGCTGCTGGCGCTCGGCGTGGGACGGGAGGAGCTGCGCCGCTACGGCTCGGCCGAGGACCACACCCGCTGGCACGGGCTGGACGCCACCGGGCTGCGCCGTTCGGTCGCCAACTTCCTGGACGCGGCGCCGGTGCCGGCCGGCCGCTGAGTCACGCCGGCCGCGGCGGCGTGGAGGCCGGCGGTGGCGGGGGGGGGTGACGCGGGAGGGCGGGAGGGGTCAGCGGGTCGGGGCGCCGAGGGGGCGGCGGCGGGTGCGCTCGCGGCCCAGGATCCAGATCGCCTCGACGCCGTCCTTCCAGGTGATCTTCTTGCCCTCTTCGCGGCCCCGCGCGCGGTAGCTGATCGGGACCTCGTAGGGGCGGATCCGCTGGCGCAGCAGCTTGCCGGTGACCTCGGCCTCCATGCCGAAGCCGCGCGAGCGGATGTCGAGCGAGCGGTAGAGCGCGACCGGCATCAGCTTGAAGCAGGTCTCCAGGTCGCCGATGTAGGAGTTGAACAGGACGTTCGCCGCCATCGTGACGCCCTTGTTGCCCATCACATACCAGAAGCTGTAGGCGCTGTGGCTGCCGAAGGTGCGGTTGCCGTAGACCACCGTGGCCCGCCCGTCGAGCACCGGGTCGAGCAGCTTCGGGATGTCCAGCGGGTCGTATTCCAGGTCGGCGTCGAGAATGACCATGTAGTCGCCCTCGGCGTTGTCGACCGCCGTCTTGATGGCGGCACCCTTGCCGGCGTTACGCTGGTGGGTGATGACCCGCAGGCGCGCGTCGTCGGCCCGACCGAGGACCTCACCGGTGCCGTCGCGGCTGCCGTCGTCGACCACGACCAGCTCGATCTCACACGGGTAGTCGACCGCCAATGCCTGCTTGAGGGCATCCGCGATGCGTTCTTCCTCGTTGTAGACCGGCATGAGGATCGAGAGCTTCACGGGAATCTCCACGGTGGCGACGATATGTCGGCCCTAGCCTAACCTGGCGGTTGACGACGCGGTGTTCAGCACTGCGGGCATTGGGCGCGGCGACCTCAGGTTCATGGTGTTTACTGCCGCCATGTCGGCAGTCGGCTACCCGCTCGCCCTGGCGCCGGTCGCCGCGATCGGACTGCTCGCCGTCGCGCTCCGTCCGGTCGCGGCCGGGACCGTGGCGGGGCGGCGCCTCGCGCTGGTCCGGGCGGCTCTGGTGACCGGGGCGTTCGCGGTGCTCACGGTGGAACTGCTGGGCGTGCTGCGGCTGCTCACCCTGCCGGCGTTCGCCGTGGCCTGGCTGACGTTCCTCGCCGGCGCGCTCGCCGCCGTCGGCTGGCGACGCCGCCGGGACGAAGCGCGCGGCACGGCCGTGGTCGCCGCCGCGCACCGCGCCGTCGAGGCCGTCGCCGCGCCCGAGCCCGCGCTGGTCGGCGCGACGGCCGGCCCGGCCGTCGGCGCTCCGCCCCCTCCTCCTCCGCCGCCGGCCGCCACGCGCCGCGTCGCACCCCGCCACGCCGGCTGGTGGACCCGGCTGGCTGACGCCTGGCGTACGGCGGGTCGGGGTGAACGGCTGCTCGCCGGCACGGTCGGCGGGCTGCTGCTGGTCGAGTTGCTGATCGCCCTGCTGGCCGAGCCGAACAACTTCGACTCGCAGACCTACCACCTGCCGAAGGTGGAGCACTGGGTGGCGCAGGGCGGCCTGGACTTCTGGCCCACCGCCATCCACCGGCAGGTGACCATCCCGCCCGGCGCCGAGTACCTGCTGCTGCACCTGCGCCTGTTCACCGGCGGGGACGCGCTGCACCACCTGGTGCAGTGGGCGGCCGGCGTCGGCGTACTGCTGGCGGCCACCCGGATCACCGCGCAGCTCGGCGGGGGGCGGCGGGCCCAACTGCTGACCGCGTTCGTGCTCGCCACCACTCCGATGGTGGCGCTCCAGGCGACCAGCACCCAGACGGACCTGGTCTGCGCCGCCTGGGTGGCCTGCGCGGCGACGGTGGCGCTGGACGGGCTGCGCCGGCGCGCCGGGGCCGGGGCGATGCTGGCGCTGGGGGCGGCCACCGGGCTGACCGCGCTGACCAAGACCAGCGGCCTGGTCGCGGTCGGGCCGCTGCTGCTGCTCTGGGGGCTGGCCCAGCTCCGGCTGGCCCGGGCCGGTGGCGTCCGGTCGCGGCGGCAGGTGCGTCGGACGGTCGCCGGGTCGGCGCTGATCCTGCTGGTGGCGGTGGCGGTGGTCGGGCCGTTCCTGGCCCGGGTGACCGCCGAGTTCGGGCATCCGCTCGGGCCGCCCCGGCTGCGCGAGTCCATTCCGATGGAACGGCACGACCCGCCGTCGCTGCTGGTCAACGCGCTGCGGATCGCGCACACCGCGTTCGACACGCCGCTCGCGCCGCTGCGTCGGGCGGGTGCCGAGGCGATCGTCGGCGCTGCCGGGATCATCGGGGTGGACCCGCAGGACCGGGCCACCACCTTCGGGCGGGAACGATTCCCGGTGCCGTCGTGGTACCCGGACGAGGACCGGGTGGCCTTCCCGCTGGCCGGGGCGCTGGCGGCGATCGGGGCCGCGTACGCGCTGGCCCGGCCCGGTCGGGTCGCCCCGGCGCAGGCGGGTCCGCTGCGCGCGTACGCGGTCGTCGTGGTGGCGGCCGTGCTGCTGCACACCGCCATGATCAAGTGGCAGCCGTGGGGCAACCGCCTGCTGCTCTACGCGCTGGCGCTGGCCGTACCGCTGGCGGGGCTCTGGCTGGACGCGCTGTTCCGGCGCCGGGCCGGCGGCGGGGGTGGGCGGCGGCCGGTGGCGGCCGGGCTCGCGGTGAGCGTGCTGGCCGGCTGCGCGCTGGCCGGGGTGCTGGCGGTGTCGTACGGCTTCCCGCGCCGGCTGGTCGGGGCGGGCTCGGTCTTCACCACCTCCGACTGGGACACCCGGTTCCTGCGCCGTCCCCAGTGGGCGGAGGAGTTCCGCTGGGCCGCCGGGGCGGTACGCGCGGCGGACGCCCGCCGGATCGGCCTGGTGCAGCAGAACGACAACTGGGAGTACCCCTGGTGGCTGCTGCTGCGCGGCGCGGACGGCCGCCCGCCGGAGCTGGTGGCGCTCCAGTCGGTGCTGCCCGGGCGCCCGCCGGCCGACCCGGCCTCGGTGGACGCCATCGTCTGCACGGGCAGCCGGCCGGCGTGCACGGCGCTGGTGCCGGCGGGCTGGCGCGTGCAGTTCCGGGGCTACGTGGGCTACGCCCTCCCGCCGGGGAGCTGACCCGTCGGGAAGCCGACCACCGCGCGATTCGACCGGATCGCCCGGTTCTGCACTCTGCGCGCAACGATTACGAGACGCATTCACATACCTCGAAGCCGACGCTACCTTCTGGTAACTCGATCGACGTCCCGCGATCGAGCCGAAAGGAGTGCGTCGATGCTTGGTTCCTCTGCCAGGCGCGAACGCGCGACCCGACGACGGGCCCTCACCGTCGTCGCCGCCGCCGCTCTCGTCCTGCCGATGCTCGCCGGAACGGCCTCCCCCGCCACCGCGGCCGACCGTCCGGCCGTCCAGCCGCTCCCCGCCAACCTGGAGACGATCCGCGCCGCCGAGGCCACCGCGCTCTACGGCACGCCCGCCGTCCGCCCCATCGAGCAGCGCCGCACCGCGCTGATCACCATGGGCGACAGCGAGATCTCGGGCGAGGGGGTGGGCAACTACGTGCCCGGCACCCACGAGCCCGGCAACTGGTGCGACCGCTCGTACGACCAGGCGGTGTTCCGCACCGGCCTCACCGCCGACGAGAAGTACAACATCGCCTGCTCCGGCGCGACCCCGTGGAACCTGATCCGGGGCGGGCCCACCCAGCACAACGAGCTGAACCAGGGCGACCACCTGGCCGTCAAGGCGCGCAACACGCACATCAAGCTGATCTGGGTGGTGGTCGGCGCCAACGGCGACGGCACGATCCAGTTCGGCCCGGTCGCCACCGACTGCGCCGTCCGCCGGGTCCTCCTCCAGGGCGCCTGCCACCCCACCTACACCGACCAGTGGAGCGTCCGCACCGACGGCAGCCGGCGGGCGGTCGAGGACGCGCTCACCGACATCCGGCAGACCATGACCGGCGCCGGCTACCTGCGCT is drawn from Micromonospora sp. NBC_01740 and contains these coding sequences:
- a CDS encoding transketolase, whose product is MTTTTASAGPAPTAAPLRDPTAAPRHPGAPPLPGPVAPLYERVRAGREFSANVRSTVDVLWVLYDRVLRVTPETVDDPGRDRFLLSKGHAVAGYYAVLAAKGFVPADWLDDQGGPASRLGDHPDRVLVPGVEIGSGSLGHGLGLGVGTALGLRAQGLLTPRVHVLLGDAELDEGSNHEAIAYAGATGLGSLTAIVVDNGSATHGWAGGAAARFTVNGWTATTVDGHDHDALHTALTGHDNHRPHVVVAVVDQGE
- a CDS encoding transketolase family protein; the encoded protein is MRDRFIETTTALLAEDPRTALVLADISADAFEPAAYRHPDRVLNVGIREQLLVGVAGGLALTGLRPIAHSYAPFLVERAYEQLKLDLDHQGVGAVLVSIGASYDRAAAGRTHLSPADVSLIDTLHGWTVHVPGHPDEVPALLRDAVAADGSAYLRLSTLHNARPYGGGGALRVVRDAGPGAPLLVAVGPVLDAAVAAVADLGVTVAYTHRPRPFDTAGLRALAGDAVILVEPYLVGTSARVVSAALADRPHRLLALGVGREELRRYGSAEDHTRWHGLDATGLRRSVANFLDAAPVPAGR
- a CDS encoding glycosyltransferase family 2 protein, which codes for MKLSILMPVYNEEERIADALKQALAVDYPCEIELVVVDDGSRDGTGEVLGRADDARLRVITHQRNAGKGAAIKTAVDNAEGDYMVILDADLEYDPLDIPKLLDPVLDGRATVVYGNRTFGSHSAYSFWYVMGNKGVTMAANVLFNSYIGDLETCFKLMPVALYRSLDIRSRGFGMEAEVTGKLLRQRIRPYEVPISYRARGREEGKKITWKDGVEAIWILGRERTRRRPLGAPTR